The Candidatus Eisenbacteria bacterium genomic interval GCTGACGTAATACTTGTTGTCGGCGTTGAGACATTGTCCAAGCTTGTTGACTGGACGGACAGAAACACGTGCGTTCTTTTTGGCGACGGCGCAGGTGCTGCCGTGGTTGTACCCGGCGAACCGGACAGGGGCATCCTGACGACGAGCATGGGATGTGATGGTAGGCTTGGCTGCCTTCTCGAGCTTCCCGCTGGCGGTTCTCTCAATCCAACCACGGAGGAAACCGTCCGAAATCGGCTGCACTTCATAAAGATGAAAGGCAATGAGGTTTTCAAGAGCGCGGTCCGCGCCATGGGGAGCGTGGCCGAAGACGCACTCGCGAAGGCCGGCGTGAAGGCGGAGGACCTTGACCTGCTGATCCCTCACCAGGCCAACCTGCGCATAATCAAGGCCACCGCCAAGCGGCTCGGTGTTCCCATGGAAAAGGTTTTCGTAAACGTTCACAAATATGGAAATACTTCGTCGGCCAGCATACCCATGGCCTTGGACGAGGCCAGAAAGGAGGGACGAGTGAAGGAAGGAGATCTCGTAGAGCTCGTTGCCTTTGGAGCTGGCTTTACGTGGGGCGCTGCGATCATACGCTGGTAGAAAAACGGTTGACCCGCCGAGAGTTCTCCTGGGGTAACTTGGGGTTGACCTTCTTGTCTGGTCTGAAGTTCAATGCGATAGACCCGGTTCTGAGCGGAGGTCATCTTGCAGTTTGGTCTGCTGTTTCCCGGCCAGGGTTCTCAGCATACTGGAATGGGTAGAGAACTTTTCGAGGAATACAAACTGGCCAGGGAGACGTACGAGGATGCGGACAGGATACTTGGTTACTCCATATCAAGCATCTCGTTCGACGGCCCCGAGGAGACGCTCAGAGAAACCAGGAATACTCAGCCCGCTCTCTTCGTTCACGGCATTGCTGCCTTCCGAGTCCTGTCTGAGTCGGGTTTCGAATTTTCGGTGGCCGCGGGCCACAGCCTGGGCGAGTATTCCGCGCTAACCGCGGCAGGTGCGCTGGAATTCGCCGACGCGCTGCGTCTTGTCCGGCGAAGAGGGGAGCTCATGCACGAGGCGGGCCTGAAGAGGCCGGGTTCCATGGCGGCCATACTGGGGCTTTCCCAGGCGGAGGTCATAGAGATTTGCGACGAAGCCTCGAGGGCTGGCGTGGTGCAACCCGCGAATCTCAACTCGTCTTCTCAGAGTGTAATTTCGGGTGAGCTCGTCGCGGTCGAGGCCGCCGTGAATCTTGCGCGGGAACGTGGCGCAAAGAGGGCCGTGATGCTGCCCGTGAGCGGCGCATTTCATTCGCCTCTCATGGAATCGGCTTCTCTCGGACTTTCAAAGATACTCGCCGAGATCAAAATCAACAGGGCCGAGTTCCCCGTCGTTGCCAATTACTCGGCGCTTCCGGTGAGAGAACCCGAAGACATCCGAGAGCATCTTGCCAAGCAAGTGCTTGGCGCCGTCAGATGGGAAGAATCAGTGCGACGGATGCTCTCGACCGGTGTCAGGCATTTTCTCGAAGTCGGCCCCGGAAATGTGTTAAAGGGACTGATGCGCAGCGTGGACAAGGAAGCCACGGTGCTGAGCGCGGGCACTCCCGGTGACATCGCGAGTGCCGTCGCTCTCCTTGACAGACAAAAGGTGACTTGAGGTGTCGACGTGGAACTTTTAGGTAAGATCTCCGTTGTAACTGGTGGGGTTCAGGGCATAGGGAGGGCCATAGCTCTCACGCTCGCGAAAAGGGGAAGCGACGTGGCCGTGATCGACATGAAAGAAGAAGGCTCCGCAGAGCTACTTTCCGAGATAAGGGATCTCGGCAGAGGAGCGCTCTTTGTGAAGGCCAACGTCGCTATTCTCTCCGACGTGGAGGCCGCGGCCAAGTCTATCCTGGACTCCCTCGGAAAGGTGAACATACTTGTCAACAACGCCGGGATCACTCGCGACGCTCTTCTCGTGAGAATGGAGGAGAAGAGTTGGGACAGCGTGATTGAGGTCAATCTCAAGGGAACGTTCAACTGTACTCGTGTCTTCTTGAAGGAGATGCTCAAGCATAGAGACGGACGGATAATCAACGTTTCTTCGATCGTGGGGATGATGGGCAACGCCGGGCAGTCCAACTACGCCGCCTCAAAGGCCGGTGTCATCGGCTTTGCAAAGTCTGTGGCCAAAGAAGTGGCATCGCGCGGCATCACCGTGAATGCAGTGGCGCCGGGATTCATCGACACGGCGCTGACGAAAGTTCTTTCCGACGGAGCCAGGGCCTCCTTCATGTCAAGTATTCCGCTGGGGAGGGCGGGATCGCCCGAGGATGTTGCCAACGCAGTTGCTTTTCTGGCTTCCGATAGTGCATCATATATCACCGGTCAGACAATCCATGTTGACGGTGGGATGCTGATGTAACAACATTATAGAATGCTCGCGTAGAGACAAGAGAGAGGGGGTGAAAACGGGTATGGCATTCAGCGAAGAAAGAGTGAAGCAAATCATAATGGATCAACTGGGTGTGTCTGCTGAGCAGGTTACGCCAGATGCATCCTTTATCGACGATCTCGGCGCTGATTCTCTCGACACGGTAGAACTCGTCATGGCACTGGAGGAAGAGTTTGACATTGAGATCCCCGACGAGGACGCCGAGAAGCTGAGGACGGTTCGGGACGCGCTCGACTATTTGAAGAAACACGTCACGGAGGAGAATTAGGACCGGCGGAGCAACCTCTTGTTGTGTCCAGCGTGTCTGCGGGAGTTTTTGAGGCCGTGCTTGTGATCGTGTCCGGGTTTCCGCAGACTGGAGTTTGGAGCGGGAAAAATGGAACGCGTGGTGGTCACTGGATTGGGAGTCGTGTCTCCCGTTGGGCTTAGTGTGCCCGATTTCTGGAAGAGCCTTTGCGAAGGGCGGAGCGGCGTCGGGAAAATCACAAGATTCGACGCCTCAGGTTTTGACACCAGAATCGCCGCGGAGCTCAAGGGTTTCAATCCGGAAACTCACATGGACAGAAAGGACGCAAGACGGAGCGACCGATATACGCACTATGGCGTGGCTGCGGCCGTGGAGGCCGTTCAGGATGCCAAACTCGATCTCGACGCCACGGACAGGAAGAGGGTGGGTGTCATCGTAGGTACCGGGATAGGAGGCATGGAGACCTTTGAGAATCAACACGCCATTCTCCTCGAGAAAGGTCCGTCGCGCGTGAGTCCCTTCTTTATCCCCATGATGATAGGAGACATGGCGGCGGGACAAATCTCCATGAAGTTTCTTGCAAAGGGTCCCAATTTCGCCACCGTGTCCGCCTGCGCTTCGGGAGCGCACGCGATAGGTGAGGCGTTCAGAACGCTTCAAAGACGTGACGCTGACGTGATGATCGCCGGAGGCAGCGAGGCCACCATCACTCCCATGGCGATAGCCGGATTCTGCTCGATGAAGGCCATGTCCACGAGAAACGACGAACCCGAAAGGGCGAGCAGGCCGTTCGACAAGGAGCGCGACGGCTTTGTCATGGGCGAGGGTTCGGGAATCGCGATCATGGAGACCTTGACGCACGCTCTGGCGCGCGGCGCCCGAATCTACTGCGAGATGGTCGGATATGCCGCGACCGCCGACGCCCACCATGTCACTGCACCCGCCCCCGATGGAGAAGGTGCGGCCAGGGCGATGAAACTCGCGCTCTTGGATGCCAACCTTCCTCTCGAATCCATCCACTACATAAACGCGCATGGCACGTCCACGTCTCTCAACGACAAGCTCGAGACTACGGCAGTCAAGGCCGTTTTCGGGGACCACGCACGCAAGCTGGTCCTCGTTTCTACGAAGTCCATGACCGGTCATCTCCTTGGCGCCGCCGGTGGCATTGAGTTTGTGGCGTGCGCACTCTCGATCAGAGACTCAATCATCCCACCCACCATCAACTACGAGTTTCCCGACGAAGAGTGTGACGTGGATTGCGTTCCGAACGAAGCCAGAAGGCAAGAAGTGACGGTCGCCATGTCCAACTCGCTCGGATTTGGGGGTCACAACTCCACTCTCGTTATCAAGAAGTATGACAGATGAACCCGCTCAGCAATCCCTTGAGACTCTTGAGAGAAGTATTCTCCTCCCACAGCAGATCCAAGGGCACGGTCGAAGCACTGCAGCAGAAGTTGGGCATACGATTCAACAAGCCTGCGCTTCTCCGTCAGGCCCTCACACACAAGTCCTACCTGCATGAGAACTCGGGAAAGGGAGAAGGATCCAACGGCCGCATGGAGTTTCTCGGTGACTCAGTCCTGGGCTTGGTGGTGAACGAATTCCTCTATCAACAGTTTCCTCTTGCCGAAGAGGGCGAATTGACCAAGATGAAGTCCCTGCTAGTCAGCAAGGCGGTCTTGGCGAGAAGGGCAAGAGCCATGCACATCGGGCACTTTCTTTTCCTCGCAGACGCAGAGGTTGAATCTGGGGGGCGAGAAAGGACCTCCATTG includes:
- the fabD gene encoding ACP S-malonyltransferase produces the protein MQFGLLFPGQGSQHTGMGRELFEEYKLARETYEDADRILGYSISSISFDGPEETLRETRNTQPALFVHGIAAFRVLSESGFEFSVAAGHSLGEYSALTAAGALEFADALRLVRRRGELMHEAGLKRPGSMAAILGLSQAEVIEICDEASRAGVVQPANLNSSSQSVISGELVAVEAAVNLARERGAKRAVMLPVSGAFHSPLMESASLGLSKILAEIKINRAEFPVVANYSALPVREPEDIREHLAKQVLGAVRWEESVRRMLSTGVRHFLEVGPGNVLKGLMRSVDKEATVLSAGTPGDIASAVALLDRQKVT
- a CDS encoding ketoacyl-ACP synthase III — encoded protein: MRQPRGARIVGTGSFVPPKVLTNRDLARMVETSEEWIRTRTGIQERHIAESGVASSDLAAEASRRAMAEAGISPADIELVIVATVTPDRMFPSASCSLQEKLGASKAAAFDLSAACSGFIYGLAVAKGLIGTSIADVILVVGVETLSKLVDWTDRNTCVLFGDGAGAAVVVPGEPDRGILTTSMGCDGRLGCLLELPAGGSLNPTTEETVRNRLHFIKMKGNEVFKSAVRAMGSVAEDALAKAGVKAEDLDLLIPHQANLRIIKATAKRLGVPMEKVFVNVHKYGNTSSASIPMALDEARKEGRVKEGDLVELVAFGAGFTWGAAIIRW
- the fabG gene encoding 3-oxoacyl-[acyl-carrier-protein] reductase is translated as MELLGKISVVTGGVQGIGRAIALTLAKRGSDVAVIDMKEEGSAELLSEIRDLGRGALFVKANVAILSDVEAAAKSILDSLGKVNILVNNAGITRDALLVRMEEKSWDSVIEVNLKGTFNCTRVFLKEMLKHRDGRIINVSSIVGMMGNAGQSNYAASKAGVIGFAKSVAKEVASRGITVNAVAPGFIDTALTKVLSDGARASFMSSIPLGRAGSPEDVANAVAFLASDSASYITGQTIHVDGGMLM
- the acpP gene encoding acyl carrier protein — its product is MAFSEERVKQIIMDQLGVSAEQVTPDASFIDDLGADSLDTVELVMALEEEFDIEIPDEDAEKLRTVRDALDYLKKHVTEEN
- the fabF gene encoding beta-ketoacyl-ACP synthase II, with the translated sequence MERVVVTGLGVVSPVGLSVPDFWKSLCEGRSGVGKITRFDASGFDTRIAAELKGFNPETHMDRKDARRSDRYTHYGVAAAVEAVQDAKLDLDATDRKRVGVIVGTGIGGMETFENQHAILLEKGPSRVSPFFIPMMIGDMAAGQISMKFLAKGPNFATVSACASGAHAIGEAFRTLQRRDADVMIAGGSEATITPMAIAGFCSMKAMSTRNDEPERASRPFDKERDGFVMGEGSGIAIMETLTHALARGARIYCEMVGYAATADAHHVTAPAPDGEGAARAMKLALLDANLPLESIHYINAHGTSTSLNDKLETTAVKAVFGDHARKLVLVSTKSMTGHLLGAAGGIEFVACALSIRDSIIPPTINYEFPDEECDVDCVPNEARRQEVTVAMSNSLGFGGHNSTLVIKKYDR
- the rnc gene encoding ribonuclease III, with the translated sequence MNPLSNPLRLLREVFSSHSRSKGTVEALQQKLGIRFNKPALLRQALTHKSYLHENSGKGEGSNGRMEFLGDSVLGLVVNEFLYQQFPLAEEGELTKMKSLLVSKAVLARRARAMHIGHFLFLADAEVESGGRERTSIVADSLEALIGAIYLDKGPDVVKKFLHENLLCDAEKIVGDSKHTNYKSILQEYIQGEFRIHPVYRVLCEKGPEHEKLFTVEVSANRRVLGRGSGKNKKEAEQAAAREAVAELELLTKD